In the genome of Corythoichthys intestinalis isolate RoL2023-P3 chromosome 19, ASM3026506v1, whole genome shotgun sequence, one region contains:
- the brf1b gene encoding BRF1 RNA polymerase III transcription initiation factor subunit b, producing MSSRLCKTCGGSDIDVDQARGSAVCTGCGSVLEDNIIVSEVQFVEGSGGVSSAVGQFVSTDGPAKTPLLGTGFHTNVGKESRAQTLQNGRRQIHHLGNQLQLNQHCLDTAFNFFKMVVSRHLTRGRKTEHVIAACLYLVCRTEGTPHMLLDLSDLLQVNVYILGKTFLLLARELCINAPAIDPCMLIPRFAHMLEFGAKTHDVSMTALRLVQRMKRDWMHTGRRPSGLCGAALLVAARMHKFRRTVKDVIGVVKVCQATLRKRLTEFEDTPTSQLTIDEFMKVDLEEECDPPSFTASQHKSKMQQLERELSKKLNEVEGEISCYQDQIENELEKSRPKLRGIYAAYVHKTEPRDAEIQPDEDRDLQSASRHLAQSFLSQVIQEEAERGQKDSNVVGMEPEESGEGQAPRRPSVAAILESSAAASDLQQSFRIFGEDRNESDAEKNSEGGDLDLDGIDELEIDKYILNDKEVEVKTLMWMEQNQEYLQEQKEKEERIKKEKEKGTYKEKPKKTKKKKKKESMQASTAGEAIKKMLAKKKISAKINYDVLKDLNEGEVSAGPQKPESQPDVRPVRKRRRRNKALSTTDLAASATVMGERLGPLFSEAPKKTIPSQVSVAAEPERTSGNVEKEDEEKDEDEEEEEEEEQEECVSALQLVERFSSNMEEDQEIF from the exons GTCCAGCCAAGACTCCTCTGCTCGGTACTGGTTTCCACACCAACGTAGGTAAAGAGTCGCGAGCGCAAACTCTGCAAAAcg GGAGACGTCAGATTCATCACCTGGGCAACCAGCTGCAGCTCAATCAGCACTGCCTGGACACGGCCTTCAACTTCTTCAAGATGGTGGTCAGCAGACATCTGACGCGCGGGCGCAAAACGGAGCACGTCATCGCCGCCTGCCTCTACCTGGTGTGTCGCACCGAGGGAACGCCAC ATATGTTGCTGGATCTCAGCGACCTCCTGCAG GTAAACGTTTACATCCTGGGAAAAACCTTCTTGCTGCTGGCACGTGAACTCTGCATCAACGCTCCCGCCATCG ATCCGTGTATGCTGATACCTCGCTTCGCTCACATGTTGGAGTTTGGGGCGAAGACTCACGACGTTAGCATGACAGCTCTTCGTCTTGTTCAGAGGATGAAGAGGGACTGGATGCACACGGGCCGCCGTCCCTCGGGGCTGTGCGGCGCCG CACTCCTGGTGGCGGCCCGCATGCACAAGTTCCGGCGGACGGTGAAGGACGTGATCGGGGTGGTCAAAGTGTGCCAGGCCACGCTGAGGAAGAG GCTGACGGAGTTTGAGGACACGCCCACTAGCCAATTGACCATCGATGAGTTCATGAAGGTGGATCTGGAGGAGGAATGCGACCCGCCATCTTTTACCGCCTCTCAGCACAAAAGCAAGATGCAGCAG CTGGAGCGAGAGCTGAGCAAGAAGTTGAACGAGGTGGAAG GGGAGATCAGCTGCTACCAAGACCAGATCGAGAACGAGCTGGAGAAGAGCCGACCCAAACTGCGAGGAATATACGCCGCGTACGTGCACAAAACAG AACCTCGAGACGCGGAAATCCAGCCGGACGAAGACCGCGACCTCCAAAGCGCAAGTCGTCACCTGGCGCAGAGCTTCCTGAGCCAGGTGATACAAGAGGAAGCGGAGCGAGGCCAGAAAGACAGCAACGTTGTGGGGATGGAGCCCGAGGAGTCGGGCGAGGGGCAAGCTCCTCGCCGACCCTCCGTCGCCGCTATTCTGGAGAGCTCCGCCGCTGCCTCAGACCTCCAACAAAGCTTCCGGATCTTTGGCGAGGACCGAAACGAGTCAG ACGCAGAGAAGAATTCGGAGGGCGGCGACCTGGATCTGGACGGTATCGATGAACTGGAGATAGATAAG TACATCCTGAACGACAAAGAAGTCGAAGTCAAGACCCTGATGTGGATGGAGCAGAACCAGGAATACCTTCAAGAGCAGAAAG AGAAAGAAGAACGAATCAAAAAGGAAAAGGAGAAGGGGACCTACAAAGAGAAG cccaaaaaaaccaaaaagaagaagaagaaagagaGCATGCAGGCGTCCACGGCGGGCGAGGCCATCAAAAAGATGTTGGCCAAGAAGAAGATCTCTGCTAAGATCAACTACGACGTCCTCAAAGACCTGAATGAAGGCGAGGTGAGCGCCGGTCCCCAAAAGCCAGAGAGCCAACCTGACGTTAGACCCGTGAGAAAAAGACGGCGCCGCAACAAGGCGCTCAGCACCACCGACTTGGCCGCCAGCGCAACCGTCATGGGGGAGAG ACTTGGTCCGCTCTTCTCGGAAGCACCCAAGAAGACAATCCCGTCCCAGGTCAGCGTGGCGGCAGAACCGGAGCGGACGTCCGGCAACGTGGAGAAGGAGGATGAGGAGAAGGACGAagatgaggaggaggaggaagaggaagagCAAGAGGAGTGCGTCAGCGCTCTTCAGCTGGTGGAAC gtttttccAGCAACATGGAGGAAGACCAGGAGATCTTTTAG
- the vipas39 gene encoding spermatogenesis-defective protein 39 homolog — MMKSRSDEEDYWNTNKFQAFTFDDEDDELKESKAAVSSLPQLAADDDDDDMEKVSWSGEPIGSISWSVRETATSRVGASRVPAEPARVNSSYSLGSLFKAGRRNSNVATFVEGSSESSGRTPAPEIRRTKSEKLDFGGDRSPREVVDRMRQGKAVSLEPFRCLRAKMDLLDSAVDAHDGNVVTAVLIFLKKSLSREVLFGELASRRTALMHFVNYLSESGQRQLLLELYRALGRQEDAALLQYKEHLGIAGEKERRDFLNGCLSLQFSPEDRAQVQDQVSLLERQMLIEAEDREAERGGKAEIFHKFPRKASVLHMPLVTTLYYCCFYHYDRPEGSFSAPADIRRSFKISDKQFLKTTLSARAKRKSWSDVDALFTSRSWLGFTRKKSPLSFRKVVDILHRNSAPANVLQDYVSLVEDADARMALAHKHKCHELVINTYRDLKERRLLLAYRAKVEAGSAEERKIDELLNNTQIRWKN; from the exons ATGATGAAGAGTCGCTCAGATGAGGAGGACTACTGGAACACCAACAAGTTTCAAGCTTTCACCTTCGACGATGAAGACGACGAG CTGAAGGAATCCAAAGCGGCCGTGTCCAGCCTGCCGCAGCTGGCGGccgacgacgacgacgatgaCATGGAGAAAGTCAGCTGGAGCGGCGAGCCCATCGGAA GCATCTCATGGTCCGTACGGGAAACGGCGACGTCCCGCGTCGGGGCCTCGCGCGTCCCCGCCGAGCCCGCCAGGGTCAACTCGAGCTATTCGCTGGGGTCCCTCTTCAAAG CCGGACGGAGAAACTCCAATGTGGCCACGTTCGTCGAAG GGTCCAGCGAGTCGTCGGGCAGAACGCCGGCTCCGGAAATCAGGCGCACCAAAAGTGAAAAGCTG GATTTCGGCGGCGATCGCTCCCCTCGCGAGGTCGTCGACAGGATGCGGCAAGGGAAG GCCGTGTCTCTGGAGCCTTTCCGTTGCTTACGAGCGAAAATGGATCTTCTGGATTCGGCCGTCGACGCTCACGACGGCAACGTCGTCACAGCG GTTTTAATTTTTCTGAAGAAAAGCTTGAGTCGAG AGGTTCTGTTCGGGGAGCTGGCGTCGCGTCGGACGGCGCTGATGCATTTTGTCAACTACTTGAGCGAAAGCGGGCAACGCCAACTGTTGCTGGAACTCTACAG GGCTCTGGGACGTCAGGAAGACGCGGCG CTGCTTCAGTACAAAGAGCACCTCGGCATCGCCGGTGAAAAGGAGAGGCGGGACTTTCTCAACGGCTGCCTCAG TCTGCAGTTTTCTCCGGAAGACCGGGCCCAGGTCCAGGATCAGGTCTCCCTGCTGGAGCGACAGATGCTCATTGAG GCGGAGGACCGGGAGGCCGAACGAGGCGGGAAGGCGGAGATCTTCCACAAGTTTCCCCGGAAAGCTTCCGTCCTCCACATGCCGCTGGTCACCACCCTCTACTACTGCTGCTTCTACCACTACGACCGACCCGAG GGGAGCTTCAGCGCGCCGGCGGATATCCGGCGGAGCTTCAAG ATTTCGGACAAGCAGTTCTTGAAAACGACGCTGAGCGCCCGGGCCAAGCGCAAATCGTGGAGCGACGTGGACGCGCTCTTCACCAGCCGCAGCTGGCTGGGCTTCACCCGCAAGAAGTCGCCGCTGTCTTTCCGAAAGGTGGTGGACATCCTGCACAGAAACTCGGCCCCCGCGAAC GTTCTGCAGGATTACGTGAGCCTGGTGGAGGACGCCGACGCTAGGATGGCGCTGGCCCACAAGCACAAGTGTCACGAGCTCGTCATCAAC ACGTACCGAGACCTTAAAGAGCGACGGCTGTTGCTGGCGTACCGAGCCAAGGTGGAGGCGGGGTCGGCGGAGGAGAGGAAGATCGACGAGCTGCTCAACAACACG CAAATCCGATGGAAGAATTGA